In Cottoperca gobio chromosome 1, fCotGob3.1, whole genome shotgun sequence, a genomic segment contains:
- the tesk1a gene encoding dual specificity testis-specific protein kinase 2 has protein sequence MDYHAECCFCDPEEGHGGPDELPLHSIHAPNRIRPSSYRALRSAVSSLARIDDFFCEKIGSGFFSEVFKVQHRITGQVMALKMNTLASNKANMLREVQLMNRLCHPNILRFLGVCVHEGQLHALTEYINGGSLEQLLDSDLYLSWSVRMGLSLDIARGLHYLHNKGIFHRDLTSKNCLVRCDGVMFTAVVGDFGLAEKIPDYSDGVGKQPLAIVGSPYWMAPEVLRGELYDEKVDVFAYGIILCEIIARIEADPDFLPRTEDFGLDVDAFESMIGDCPAAFFSLAVTCCNMSAERRPSFLHIVFTLEGIEEREKPVALEPLAVDVSPYRRRSSPCHPGDCSHRRQVLARSQSDMLPPATLIPPLLGTPARVNPFSLRQDLNGGRCKLLDTPSKSVISLTFTLPALRDPCSSPHLLRALPRRCQSLPCTPELSRTVASPRDTERREEEEDEDVSAAITRGSWEGVEDNRRKKTDERLQVEQMEICEKRELLQEEDPGLPVELEMVSLERLEEEEEEEEERVCLTEPMDCAKSPEPADPTPGGSLRHSSSSQTNGCPISYGPPSLPALPRLDNNNGSALVMVQQVQWGGGGRANGYSGVPVQSSDPGGPSEQDEVISCPGCCLVGLTFPSVCLRGSAAMSASRRRASLPRQRPYRNLNGTITGGSTSSTSTAATATKGLLCRGTNGLTVGGPSAPCEPGRSLPEAQT, from the exons GTGCAGCATCGGATCACAGGGCAGGTGATGGCACTGAAAATGAACACACTGGCTAGCAACAAAGCTAACATGCTACGAGAAGTGCAGCTTATGAACCGGCTTTGCCATCCCAACATACTCAG GTTTCTTGGGGTTTGTGTGCATGAAGGTCAACTCCACGCTCTGACTGAG TATATAAATGGAGGCAGCCTGGAGCAGCTGCTGGACAGTGATCTTTACCTGTCATGGTCCGTCAGGATGGGCCTGTCTCTGGATATCGCCAGAGGGCTGCATTACCTGCACAACAAGGGAATCTTCCACAGAGACCTCACCTCAAAG AACTGTCTGGTTCGCTGTGATGGCGTCATGTTCACGGCTGTGGTGGGAGACTTCGGCCTGGCAGAGAAGATCCCTGATTACAG TGATGGTGTGGGGAAGCAGCCTCTGGCCATCGTGGGCTCCCCCTACTGGATGGCCCCTGAAGTTCTGAGAGGGGAGCTGTACGATGAGAAG GTGGATGTGTTTGCGTACGGCATCATCCTGTGTGAGATCATTGCCCGGATTGAAGCTGATCCAGACTTCTTACCCAGGACAGAG gactTTGGTCTGGACGTGGATGCATTTGAGAGCATGATTGGGGATTGTCCAGCGGCGTTCTTTAGCCTCGCTGTCACCTGCTGtaat ATGAGTGCAGAGAGGCGTCCCTCGTTCCTTCACATCGTTTTCACACTGGAGGgcatagaagagagagagaagcccGTTGCGCTCG AACCGCTGGCAGTAGATGTCAGCCCGTACCGGCGCCGCAGCTCTCCTTGTCACCCCGGTGACTGCAGCCACCGACGGCAAGTCTTGGCGAGGAGTCAGTCGGACATGTTACCCCCGGCAACCCTGATCCCTCCTCTCCTCGGGACCCCTGCCCGGGTCAACCCCTTCTCTCTTAGACAGGACCTGAATGGGGGGCGCTGTAAACTCTTAGACACACCTAGCAAGTCTGTCATCTCGCTGACCTTCACCCTCCCGGCGCTTCGTGACCCGTGTTCCTCCCCCCACCTTCTCAGAGCTCTGCCGAGGAGATGCCAATCGCTGCCCTGCACTCCAGAGCTAAGCCGGACTGTCGCGTCGCCAAGGGACacggagaggagggaggaggaagaggacgaggacGTCAGTGCGGCGATTACAAGAGGGTCGTGGGAGGGTGTGGAGGACAATAGGAGGAAGAAGACAGATGAGAGGTTACAGGTGGAACAAATGGAGATATGTGAGAAGAGAGAGTTGTTACAGGAGGAGGATCCAGGTCTTCCTGTGGAGCTGGAGATGGTGTCTCTGGAGCGactagaggaggaagaggaggaggaagaggagagggtaTGTCTAACAGAACCCATGGACTGTGCCAAGTCTCCTGAGCCAGCAGACCCCACACCTGGAGGCAGCCTGCGccactcttcctcctcacagACCAATGGCTGTCCCATCTCCTACggccctccctccctgcctgctCTGCCACGACTGGACAACAACAACGGCTCAGCCCTTGTGATGGTCCAGCAGGTGCAGTGGGGTGGAGGGGGCCGTGCTAATGGTTACAGCGGAGTGCCGGTCCAGTCCTCTGACCCCGGCGGGCCCTCTGAGCAGGATGAGGTCATTTCCTGTCCAGGCTGCTGTCTGGTGGGTCTGACTTTTCCCTCAGTGTGCCTCCGTGGTTCAGCTGCCATGTCTGCCTCCCGCCGAAGAGCTTCGTTACCACGGCAGCGACCCTACCGGAACCTCAACGGTACCATAACCGGTGGCAGCACTTCCTCAACGTCAACAGCCGCCACGGCAACCAAAGGTTTGCTGTGTCGCGGCACCAATGGACTGACGGTGGGGGGGCCGTCGGCACCATGTGAGCCGGGCCGCTCCCTGCCCGAGGCCCAGACGTGA